The following coding sequences are from one Salinicoccus sp. Bachu38 window:
- a CDS encoding DNA-directed RNA polymerase subunit beta yields the protein MAEQSKKLVHRRFPLIIRILLFIYIAIIVFFGGLMIGYGILDNPMEVFRIETWEHIINMTKE from the coding sequence ATGGCCGAGCAATCAAAAAAGCTAGTCCACCGCAGGTTCCCACTGATTATCAGAATCCTGCTCTTCATTTATATCGCCATCATCGTTTTCTTCGGAGGGCTGATGATAGGGTATGGCATTCTGGACAATCCTATGGAAGTATTCCGTATAGAAACATGGGAACACATCATAAATATGACCAAGGAATGA
- the murA gene encoding UDP-N-acetylglucosamine 1-carboxyvinyltransferase, translated as MDSIIVKGGNELSGSVEIEGSKNAVLPVLTASLLAGKGVSRLHNVPNLSDVGTLSALLNHLGASVEVGDKTVTIDATGELSCDAPFNLVSKMRASMLVMGPLLGRYGYCNVAMPGGCAIGSRPVEQHIKGLEKMGATFRTVDGSFEGNVEGRLKGAKIYLDFPSVGATQNLVMAASLAEGVTELENAAREPEIEDLANYINAMGGRVSGAGTGHITIEGVEVLEGVDHTVIPDRIEAGTFMIAGAITRSEIVLNNVIPDHLTALISKLEEMGVRIEEEGSSVRVIPAEQLKPIRVKTLPHPGFPTDMQSQMMALLATVNGTSVITETIFENRFMHVNEFRNMDADIAVEENHAFIKGGRKLSGGRVKATDLRAAAALILAGLVAEGYTVVTELKHLDRGYVDFHKKLEQLGADIERTGERSTQDSVTSSK; from the coding sequence TAGAAGGTTCCAAAAATGCCGTACTACCGGTCTTGACTGCATCACTGCTTGCAGGCAAAGGGGTATCAAGGCTACATAATGTACCCAATCTTTCCGATGTAGGCACATTGAGCGCGTTGCTGAATCACCTGGGTGCTTCAGTGGAGGTGGGGGACAAGACGGTCACCATCGATGCGACTGGAGAACTGAGCTGTGATGCTCCATTCAATCTGGTAAGCAAGATGCGTGCAAGCATGCTCGTCATGGGCCCTCTACTGGGCCGGTATGGGTATTGCAATGTCGCTATGCCGGGTGGCTGTGCCATAGGTTCCAGACCGGTGGAACAGCACATCAAAGGACTTGAGAAGATGGGTGCGACCTTCCGCACGGTGGATGGCAGTTTCGAAGGAAACGTTGAAGGACGCCTGAAAGGGGCTAAGATTTACCTCGACTTTCCGAGCGTAGGAGCAACACAAAACCTGGTAATGGCTGCAAGCCTGGCCGAAGGTGTGACAGAATTGGAGAATGCGGCAAGGGAACCGGAAATCGAAGACCTGGCCAATTATATCAATGCCATGGGAGGCCGTGTTTCAGGCGCGGGCACTGGCCATATCACGATTGAAGGTGTAGAGGTTCTGGAAGGTGTGGACCATACCGTCATTCCCGATAGGATTGAAGCGGGGACCTTCATGATAGCCGGCGCCATCACCAGAAGTGAGATTGTCCTTAACAACGTCATTCCCGATCACCTTACAGCACTCATCTCCAAACTTGAAGAGATGGGTGTACGCATCGAAGAGGAAGGAAGCAGCGTCCGTGTCATACCGGCGGAACAGCTGAAACCCATCAGAGTCAAGACATTGCCGCATCCCGGTTTCCCGACTGACATGCAAAGCCAGATGATGGCACTGCTTGCTACAGTGAATGGTACAAGTGTAATCACCGAGACCATCTTTGAAAATAGATTCATGCATGTCAACGAGTTCCGGAATATGGATGCTGATATCGCAGTGGAAGAGAACCACGCATTCATCAAAGGCGGCAGGAAGTTATCCGGCGGTCGTGTGAAGGCGACGGACTTGAGGGCGGCAGCTGCCCTGATTCTTGCAGGTTTGGTTGCAGAAGGGTATACTGTAGTTACTGAATTAAAGCACCTTGATCGTGGATATGTCGATTTTCATAAGAAGCTCGAACAGCTTGGCGCTGACATCGAACGAACAGGTGAACGTTCCACACAAGATAGTGTGACATCTTCGAAATAA